In Syngnathoides biaculeatus isolate LvHL_M chromosome 8, ASM1980259v1, whole genome shotgun sequence, the genomic stretch ctgATTTGGAAGTAAGTACCCTAAAAGCTGAAAGATCACAGTTCAACTTGTTCATTACATTTACAATCCATTGTCGTGGTGTTTGGAACCAAAAAGATGAATTCTGTCAATGTACCAATATTACTCGTCTGCAATAAATGAATTTATCAGCAAGATTACCGGTACATCTTTTTGTGTGACAAATTTCATTAGCCAAATTCATAGGACTGTTTTGTAGTGTGGATgccaaagaaaatattgattctTAAAGGAAACTaacttttttaatataaatctgGTTTTACTCATGTTGAGCACTAATTATAACGATATTCCATAGTTGAAGTTAAGCATTATAATTCATGTTTAGCAGACTGGATAACATTTTTAGTTGATGGGCCACAAGCCTTTtgttaatggggaaaaaaaaaaatccggctACACTTGCCTTGTTCCATTTTGGTGTTGGAGATGAGCATCTGGCGCAGGTTTTTGATCAGGGGTGACCATCTGAAAGTGGTGTACGCCATGAAGGAACTTGGCATCTGAGGGATGGTGCTCATGCTGAGCAGCTTGTACTCTGGGTGGCACACAAGGGCGCTTACAAGTTCCCCTGAGGGTTGAGCAGTCAAGACAGTATGCAATTAACGGTTGTACTGCACATTctgtaagtaccgtaatttccggcctataagccgcgacttttttcacacgctttcaaccctgcagtttatgcagtgatgcgtctaatttgtgcaattttttttctaatggccgcaagggggcactcgagcatgagaccggtggaatatatgtgccgaggaagtgacttttaccggtccagtcctgttagtgctgcgctagcgtgttactgccatgtctcagtgatttttaccggtatgtttttgtttgtttgtttgtttttttaaccggcccggtTAGCACGCCGTTAGCGCGGCGgtactagcgttaaactctctgtgtagccTCTCTCACCCAAAGGATTCCTGCTATAGACACCGTTGGCCTCAGCGGTGAGCGCGGGCTGAAGGACGGCGCCCAACTGATGAGCGATCACCTTGTTGATGTCGCCGATGGAGATATCTTTTATGCGCAACAGCTGACTGCACATCTTGTGCACCGTGTCGTTCTCGTGCACCAGGAGTCCGTCTGACAGCTGGTACAGGTGACCCAGCGTTAGTACCGAGTTGTAGTTCTGGACGATCACCTGAAAAACAGCGGTTATTCCTTTTGAAACggtaattattagtattattatttggTTTTACACATTGATAGAAGTGTTCATACCTCGCCTGCCGCGTACGGCCAGGTGAGGTGGTTGACAATGAAGGATTTGGGGTAGATATCCCGAAGACGCTGGGTGACGTAGGTGCCCACTCCGGAGCCCGTACCACCTGCCACGCTCATCGAGGCCATCAAACCACTCAGTCTGTCACAGCGTTCCACCTCTCGCCGCGTGAGGTCTTCCACTGCTTCTTTGTGACGGGGGCCATGGATGCAAAATCTGGTGAACAGTTTTCAGCTTTACATACATCACTGACATTGTGACACGCGTTATGTTAGGGGTGTAtaattttttgttattaaaaaaacgaTTTCATTCacaatatggaaaaaaagagtttcCAGGTGAGAGAAATTTCTTGGTCCAATTAAAAATTATATTGAAACATTCCTGACCAAAGTCTTCAGCAGGCACATACATAGATATTTTGGGGGACAGGTGCTCAATCCCAAAAATAAGCACCCATTCatacaatttagaaaaaaaacacccgtaTTTATGTATGCTAACATAATAAGAGTCAATACGACTACAGTGCTATGAACAAATGAGGTAAAGGGAGGTTACAATGGATattaaaagtcaacacacccctgTTAAAATAAAGGAATGAGGAAAATGGTGGCGAGACAGGAACAAATGTACGACTCTCCCCTTTCTACACAGATCATACAAATGAAAGTCACCTCACCCATTGGCCCAATTGTTGCCGCTCCCCTGACGCTGGTTGAAGCTTGACGCAACGTCATATTTCCACTCGCTACATTTTGCAGTCTTGCTGAAATTCTGCTTGATGACTTTCGGCTCCATGTCAATCTGCACTGCCCTGGCAACAAGGTCTAAATCAAGAATgtgaaaaaaacgaaaaacatttcaatcagTGGTGATACGTGAGGTGTGTCAGAATGATTCCAAGATTAGTGTCCCTGGAGTCTAAGACACTCTCCCAGCATTCCTTGCAACCCCTTCATGCCCCTCAAGAAGGATTCAAATTGGACTCTCCCGAACTTTGTCTCCTTGTTGACCCACTTGATCTtggcaaagatggaaaaaaaatgaaatcaaacggTGTTATGACGGGTGAGTAGGTTCATTGTTCTAACACAGCAATGCTCATTCCGGAaaggaactgtcagatgctcagggcATTGCAAGCAGGCGCGTTGTCGTAGTGAAGCAGCCACAAGTTCCCAACTCTGTCGTCTTCTCGTgcactaaacaaaacaaattccgTGGGCTATTTTTGTAGACATGCTGGTTGATCGCAGGCTCTCACTGACGGACGCAAACTCATAGTTTGCTGTTTGGGTTTAAAATCCATCCTTTGTGGCATCTTTcgtacaaatactgtacaccaAATAACGTCAATAACATTGTttgctttgaaaaataaaagaggacGTCGACGTAAGATGTTTAGCGTGTTACCTCCATCTTTAGTTTGGCGGAAGAAACGTTCACAGCAGGCAGTAGAGTATGTTTTGCTCTGGGCCGCCTGAGCGTCATTGTAGAGGGTGTcaaaaaactccacacccacctGGTTGCCGCACTGACCCAACTGAAGCGTCAccacagacattttttaaatccaaataaaCGTGAGGAGCTGCCACTAACTACAAACCAATGACGTACAATGGCGAGTAACTATCACTTCAGCTGCTCACAGTGGTCACAGCGACACAAACGCGTTTCGTCTCTGCCGCCGTGACATCGGATTTCCGGTATGCGATTGTtgaacttcaaaataaatgcatacaTTTGCCTTAAACCCACTTCATTTAGTCACG encodes the following:
- the tubd1 gene encoding tubulin delta chain; the protein is MSVVTLQLGQCGNQVGVEFFDTLYNDAQAAQSKTYSTACCERFFRQTKDGDLVARAVQIDMEPKVIKQNFSKTAKCSEWKYDVASSFNQRQGSGNNWANGFCIHGPRHKEAVEDLTRREVERCDRLSGLMASMSVAGGTGSGVGTYVTQRLRDIYPKSFIVNHLTWPYAAGEVIVQNYNSVLTLGHLYQLSDGLLVHENDTVHKMCSQLLRIKDISIGDINKVIAHQLGAVLQPALTAEANGVYSRNPLGELVSALVCHPEYKLLSMSTIPQMPSSFMAYTTFRWSPLIKNLRQMLISNTKMEQGIDRQMRPLPVSERTRSLTGSRVNTSLANLLILRGKDVFSAETVDFSDAAVYSSWLAPKDAFNVWKCPVPFNKYEKTATLVSNSQALIESLDDIVKKAWNMFAARAYIHQYTKFGLSEEDFLENFSFAEQVISSYSQLGCNG